TTCCGGCGTCACCACGTTGTCGGAGACTTCCAGGGGCAGATGATACAGGCTGAGGTGAATCGATACCGCTGCCCGGCGGCCGGCTGCAATGGCCTTGATAGCCGCTTGAAAGTCGGTCAGGTTGTCACCCCTGGACATCAATCCGGTTTCATGGTGGAAGGCAGGCTGTTTGTATGGCGGCAGGGCCTCCCATGATGCGGCGGCCGGCGCTGCGCCTTCCCTGTCTTCCCCGGATGCCGTGACCGGCACGAAGATCAGTTCGGGAATACGCCCGGATGCAAATACCAGGTGATCGACCTGCACGATGTCTGTGGCGCCACTGTCCAGATCGGTCAATTCAACCGCCTTGAGCGTATGACCCTCCCCATAAAGGCGGCTGATGCCCTTGTCAACGGTGATGGCAATCTCTTCGGGATCGATGTCGCTCATGGCCGCTTCGCGTACCAGCAGGGTGATGCGGCTGGCCCCCAATTGCTTGCATCGATCGATCAATGCCGGTGACAGGTTGGGGTTGCCCACAATCATAACGTGGCCAGTGAGCGCAATCCGGGGATAATCGTCCCGGCCGGCCTTAGCGACATCGATGAGCAGATGGCATCCCGGGGCAGGGCTCACTTCGCCTTTACCATGGGTTCGGGCCAGCCGGCTGTCCCATCCGCCGACCGCCAGAAAAACGGCCTGATATCCCTCGGCCAGCAGGTCGGTCACCGACACATCCCGGCCGAGCATCTTGCCGGTCTCGGTTTTGACGCCCATCTGCTCGATGCCTTCGATGTCCCAATCCAATACGCTGTCCGGAAGACGGTATTTGGCAATGGCGGTTCTCAACAGCCCGCCCAGTTTGGGCTGGGCCTCGAAGACCGTAGTGGTGTGGCCCAGGCGGGTGGTGAAGAAGGCGGCCGACAACCCCTGCACACCTCCGCCGATCACGGCCACGCGACGGCCGGTTTCCGGTGCCTTGAAAGGTTGTACGTGGGTGCCCCGCGCCATTTCCTGGTCGGCGGCATAGCGTTTCAGGAAGTTGATGGCCACCGGTTCATCCACGTATTGGCGCCGGCAGTCGTTTTCACAGGGGCGCGGACAGATGCGGCCGATCACCGTGGGAAAGGGATTGCGCTCCTTGATGATCTGAACGGACCGATCGGTGTCGCCGTCGGCGATGGCTTTGATGTAGGCGCTGATGTTGATGCCGGCCGGACAGGCGCGTTGACAGGGGGTGGTGCACTCTTCGGTGGTGTACTCCCTGAGAATGCGCCGGGTGACCGATGATAGGGTAATGATATGCTTGGGGCAGGCGCGCTCACAAGTGCCGCAACCGGTGCAACGGCTTTCGTTGACGATGGGCAGCCCCTTGGGGCCCATGACGATGGCGTTGAACGGGCAGACCCGTGCGCAGGTGCCGAGACCGAGACATCCGATGGTGCAGACTTTCATGCCGCCATTGAGCAGGGCCGCGGCACGGCAATCGTTCAAGCCGTCGTAAACGTATTTGGTGTCCGCGTCGGCGACGCCGTAGGTGCAGCCGGGCAGGGCGATATCCGGCTCCTTCGCCTCTACGCTCACGCCCAGAATCGCGGCGATGGCCTGGGCGGTTTCCGGACCGGCAGCTACGCACGAGTTGGGTGCCGATTTGCCGGCCACGATCGCCTCGGCGTTGGCCGTACAACCCGGGTAGCCGCATCCACCACAGTTCGCACCGGGCAACGCGGCCTCGACCTCTAATATTTTAGGGTCCACGTAAACATAGAAGATCTTCGAAGCTATGGCCAGGCCGATGCCCACCACCAGCCCCAAACCGCCCATCAGCACGATCGCTATTCCCATTCCCATCGGACTCTTCTCCTCTACATGATGGCGCCAAACTTACATTTATCATAGCAGGTCAGGCACTTGATACATTTTTCTTTGTCGATGCGAGCGACCTGCTTTTTCTCCCAAACGATGGCTTCAACAGGGCAGGAGCGGGCACACAGGCCACAGCGGGTGCACAGTTCGGGATCGATTTCGAATTTGAGCAAAGCGACGCATCGCTTGGCCGGACAGCGGCGCTCATAAATGTGGGCCTCGTATTCGTCGCGGAAATATCGCAAGGTGGAGAGGACCGGATTGGGGCCGGTCTGGCCCAATCCGCACAAGGCGGTTTCACGGATGACCCCGCAAAGCTCCTCCATGGTGTCGATATCTTCGGGCTCACCCCTCCCCTCGGTGATCTTTTTCAGCAATTCGAGCAGTCGGCGTGTCCCTTCCCGGCAGGGGGTGCATTTGCCGCAGGATTCTTCCTGGATAAATTCCATGAAAAAGCGCGCCATATCGACCATGCAGGTTTTTTCGTCCATGACGATGACGCCGCCGGATCCCATGATGGCGCCGACCTTGGCGATCTCCTCGTAGTCCACCGGCGTATCGAGAAGATTCGCAGGGATACAGCCGCCGGAAGGGCCGCCGAGTTGTACGGCCTTGAATTTACGATTCTTGGGGATACCGCCGCCGATATCGAAAATCAGTTTGCGCAGGGTGGTGCCCATGGGAACTTCCACCAGGCCGATGTTGTTGACATCTCCGGACAGGGCAAAAACCTTTGTTCCCTTGCTCCTTTCGGTCCCCACCGACGCGTACCAGTCTCCCCCCTTCAGAATGATCTGGGGGATGTTGCAGAGGGTCTCTACGTTGTTGAGGATCGTGGGCTTTTCCCAGAGGCCCTTGTGAGCCGGGAACGGCGGTCGCGGCCGCGGCATGCCGCGACGTCCCTCGATGGAACGCATCAAGGCCGTCTCCTCACCGCAGACGAAAGCCCCGGCGCCCTGGTAAATGTCGATGTCGAAGTCGAACCCGGCGCCCAGGATGTCTTCGCCCAGCAACCCCCGCTCTTTGGCCTGGGAGATGGCGATCTGCAGCCGCTTGATGGCCAGCGGATATTCGGTGCGCGCGTAGATATACCCCTTATGGGCGTTGATCGCCTTGGCGGCGATGATCATGCCTTCCAGTACCGAGTGGGGATCGGCCTCCAGGATGCTGCGATCCATGAATGCACCCGGGTCCCCTTCGTCGGCATTGCACAGAACGTATTTGATCTCACCCGGACTCTTGCGGGCGAAGTCCCATTTGAGTCCAGTGGGAAAACCGGCGCCCCCGCGGCCGCGCATGCCGGACCGTTTGACCTCCTCGACGATATCCTCGGGTGTCATCTCCTTCAGCGCACGCGCCGCTCCCAGGTAACCGTCCCGGGCGATGTAGTCGACGATGGATTCGGGATCGATCAGCCCTTTGTTGCGCAATGCCCGGGGCATCTGATGGGCGAAAAAGGGAATTTCGGTCTGGGCCTCGATGTGCTTTTTGGTGGTCGGGTCCTTATAAAGCAGCTTTTCCACCGGCTTCCCGCCGATGAGGTGTTCCTGAATGATGGTGGGGATGTCCTCGGCGGCGATTTTCTGGTAGAAGATGTCGCCCGGGTGAACCACCATGATGGGGCCCATGGCGCAGAATCCATTGCATCCGGTCTCTACGACCTCGACCTTGTCCTGAAGTTGCTTGGCGGCCAGTTCGTCGAGCAATGCCTCTTTGACCTTAATGCTGCCGGTGGCGTGGCATCCCGTGCCGCCGCAAATCAGCAGGTAGGTTTTATCCGAGAAGGCCATCCGGTCTGCATGTGCGGCTTTGATCGATTGAAGATCGTCCAAGGTGAATTTCGGCATGACGTTTTTCCTTCGGCTTAACGATCGATAGTGTGATCCGTTACCACGATCCGTCCAATCCTCTGATGCCATTTATATAAAGTCGGCCACAGGCCACGAACAGGGAGTAGTCGGTCAACATCAGGGGGATGTTGTACGTGCGGGCCAGATCGATGACTTCCTGGGCGGGCTTTTTTTTGCGCACGATGACGACGGCACAGACCTGAGCGATTCGGGCGGTCTGGATGACCTGGGGCGTGGTGACGCCTGTGAGCAGGACACAATCCTTGGCTGCCGCCGCTAGCACATCATCCATCAGATCCGCCGCGCCGCCGCCCATGATGACGCGATCCATCTGGTCCTCACCGACCAGGATCCTGGCTTTGAGAATGTCTTGAAGTTCGCTGATTTTCATATATGCGCCCCTATGAACGAATCCTTTTTTGAATGTCTTGCGGGGGTTATTGGTATTTTTCGAGAATATCGATGACTTTATCCGAGCTTATAGCGCCGTGGGTGTCGTGGTCCACCACCATGACCGGTGCCAGGCCACATGCGCCCAGGCAACGCACCCCCTGCAGCGAGAACCGCCGATCCTCGGTCGTCCCACCCTCCTTGACCTTGTAGTGGTTTTCGACGCGGGTCAGGACCTCTTTTATGCCCTTCACATAGCAGGCCGTTCCCAGGCACAGCTTGATGGTGTGACGGCCCTTGGGCGTCATGGAAAAGAGGGCATAAAACGACGCCACGCCATAGACTTCGCTGCTGGGCAGGTTCATCCCCCGGCCGATATAGTCGAGCAGTTCAACGGGTAAATACCCCACGATATCCTGACATTCCCGGAGCACCGTGATGATCGAGCCGGGAACGGATCGATGGATTTGGATCGATCGGTCGAGTTGGGGCCACATCTCTTCTGTCACGTCGGGGTGATCAGGGTGTCCGAGCGCGTTCATACTTTTCTCCTCAGTGGATATGCCTTGCAGGAACCAGGCTTCGGAATCGGTGACGGTACACTGAAATAGCCGCCATAGGGAAATCTTTTTTCAGACCGGCAACATTTCATAAACCTTGGAAAAAGTCAATTAGACCAGGGACAAAAAGATCGATTAAAACGCCGGCGGCCAGGTGTTTATTTCGTCATGGGTGCACGGGTCGCCGGTGCGGCACGGCAACGTTTCGCCAGCAGCTCTGACTGAGCTTGATTCACCCTGACGGGCGTGCTTCCCATAAGTTTTTTGGAAAAAAATTCGCATAGCAACGGAGACGGCAGACGTGGTGGGGCAGGTGGCCAGGGCCACATACGCCTGCGGTCAATAGTGCCGGTTGAATGCAAACGGCGGACGAGCGGCCCAGACTGTTTGAGCGCAGCGAGTTTCTGGGCCGCCCGCCGTGCATGTTACCGGCACTTGACCGCTTGGCGTGTGGCATCGGTCACATGTCCCATCCACGACGGGTTTAATGAATAGCATCGGGTTAGAATCGCCGCCGTTTCGCACACCGGGTTGACGTTCGGCGGTCGCTGGCATATACAACATCTTCGCCGCAGGGGTAGCGGTTGTACACCACACGATAAGTCGCATACAGACGATGGCAGGCGGTGTTTCAGGCGCTGCCGAAAACCGACACCCGGGACGTTCGCCGGGTTTACCCGGGTATCCAAAGAAAAGATGAATACAACAGCACCATACGGTTTGAAAGAGGTCAACGAGGCCGTCGCAGCCTTAAGGGGGCGAATGGTTTCAGCGCCTTTGACCGCCATTCTAGCCGGTACCGGTCTGGGCGATATGGTCGACGCCTGCGAGGTGAACGCGCGCATCGCGTATGGAGAGATTCCCCATTTTCCTGCCTCGACGGTGGAATCCCATGCCGGCTACCTAGTTTTCGGTGCACTGAACGGGCAGCCGGTGGCCATTCTTCAGGGGAGATGTCACCTTTACGAGGGATATGGACCACGGACCGTCACCTTCCCCATCCGGGTGTTGCACTCCCTTGGCGTTAAAAACTTAGTGATTACAAATGCTTCCGGTGGACTGAACCCTGAATTCGCCGCAGGCGACATCATGGTCATCGCCGACCATATCAATCTGACCGGCGAAAACCCTCTGGTCGGGCCGAATGAAGAGGCGTGGGGCGGGCGATTTCCTGACATGACGGCCGCCTATGACCCCGCCTTGCGCCAATGGGCCCTGGAAGAGAGGGATCGGAAAGCCGGCCGATTGCGGGAAGGCGTCTATGTCGGTTTAAAGGGGCCTTCGCTCGAAACCCCCGCGGAGATGCGTTTCCTCAGAACGATCGGCGCCGACGCCGTCGGTTTTTCCACGGTCATGGAGTGTATCGCAGCCGTGCACGGCGGCATGCGCGTGCTGGGGCTTTCCACTATCACCAACACCTGCCGACCCGACGAACCGGCGCCCGCCCAACTGGAAGAGATCATTGCCGTGGCGCGGGATGCGGCCCCGCGACTGGCGGCCATCATCGCCGCTGTGATCGGCCGACTTTCCGAAGCCGATCCCGACGCCGGTCGATAGAGGATGGTGGAATGCATCGGGACGACAACCCCCTGAAGCCTGACCTGGATCTGCTGATCTATAACGGAACGGTGATCTGCATGGATGCGGGCGACACGCGCATCGAAGCAGGTGCCGTGGCTGTGACCGGGGATACCATCACGGCGGTCGGACCGCGCGGCGCGTTCGATCCCGGCGGGGCCAAACGATGCATCGATGCCCGGGGCGGTTTGATTCTGCCGGGATTGATCAACACCCATACCCATGCCGCCATGGCGCTTTTCAGGGGACTGGCCGATGACCTGCCCCTGATGACCTGGCTCAACGACCATATTTTCCCGGCCGAAGCGAGACTGACCCGGGAAATGGTCGGGATCGGCACCCGGCTGGCTTGTGCCGAGATGATCCGGTCGGGCACCACCTGTTTTTGCGACATGTACCTGTACGAGGAGGCCGTGGCCGAGGCGGCGCGCGCATGCGGGATGCGGGCGGTGGTCGGCGAGGTGCTCTATGACTTTCCCTCGCCGAACTACGGCCCCATCGAAAAAGGCTTCGAATATACGGTCCGTATGTTCGAACGCTGGGCCGGGGACCCGCTGATCCGCATCGCCGTCGAGCCCCATTCGCCTTATCTCTGTGCCCCGGCCCTGCTCGAGCAGGCCGACCGCCTGGCGCGGGATCACCATGCGCCGCTGGTGATCCATCTGTCCGAGACCCGCCACGAAGTGGATCAGATCAAGGCCGCCTATGGGACCACACCGGTGGCGCACCTCGATCGTTTAGGCCTGTTGGGTCCCCATGTGGTGGCGTGTCATGCCGTGGTCCTGACGCCGGAGGACATCGACTTGCTCACCCGACATGATGTGAAGGTATCGCATAACCCGGAGAGCAACATGAAGCTGGCCTCCGGTATCGCGCCGGTGCCCGAGCTCCTCGCGGCCGGGGTGTGCGTGGGGCTGGGGACCGACGGCTGCGCCAGCAACAACACCCTGGATCTCTTCACGGAAATGGATATGGCCGCCAAGCTGCAAAAGGTTCGGCGGTTGGACCCCGCCGTGATGGACGCCGCCACCGTGCTGCGCATGGCCACCACCGATGCGGCCAGGGTGCTTGGGTTGGGACGGTTGATCGGCAGCCTCGAGGTGGGCAAGAAGGCCGATCTGATCGTAGTGGATACGGCCAAACCCCATTTGACCCCCATGTATGACCCGGTTTCCCACCTGGTCTACGCCGTGCGGGGGAGCGATGTGCGTCACAGCGTGATCGACGGGAGGGTCGTGATGGAAGAAAGGGCGCTCCAGACCATCGAAGAGGCCGGGCTGCTGGCAGACGTCAGGCAACAGGCCGCCGTCATCGCGCGGTGACCTGCCGCGAACCATACTCGATGCGTCCCTGTTTGTTGCCCGCGAAAAAAATGATGGTCCTGTAAAAAGTCGCTGTCAGACGGCGCCGTAAGAAGTTCAAGATCAAGGTGCGCGAAATTCCGTGTCCTGAGGCGTACTTGTCGTACGCCGCAAGGGCGACGGGATGAGCGCAACGCAGATATTGGGCTTTTTACGGTGACGTCAAATATGAACCGGAATCGAATAGAGTGAGATACGACACGATCCTATATAATGGTACCGTCATCACCGTGGATGCGGCCTTTGACGTCTACCAGCGCGGCGCAGTAGCCATCGCGGACGGCCGGATCCGGAAGGTGTGGCAGCCCCAGGCGGGCGAGCCGCTCCCATCGGCCGGCGAGACGATCGATGCCTGCGGCGGCATCGTAATGCCCGGCCTCGTCAACCTGCACACCCATCTGCCCATGTCCCTGTTCCGCGGGCTGGCCGATGATCTGCCGCTCCAGCAGTGGCTCAACGACTACATTTTCCCGGCCGAAGCCGGCCACATCGATCCGGTCTCGGTCCGGTTGGGCGCACGGCTCTCCTGCGCCGAGATGCTGCTGGGCGGAACGACGACCTGCTGCGACGGCTACTTTCTCGCCGATGACGTCGCCGCGTCCGTGGCCGCCATGGGGATGCGGGCCGTGGTCGGGCAGGGTGTCATCGATTTTCCGGCACCCGGCGTTCCCGATCCGTCGCGCAACATCGACGTGGCCAGGGATTTCGCTCGAAAGTGGTCCGGCCGATCGGAATTGGTGCAGCCGGCCATCTTTTGCCACGCCCCGTATACCTGTTCGGACCAGACCCTGATCAAAGCCAAGGAGACGGCCGAGTCGCTGGGGGTGCTCTTTCAGATCCATGCCGCCGAAACCCGCAGTGAATTGGATCAGATGCAGGCATCCCGGGGCTGCAGCGTGGTGTCCCATCTCCACGGCCTGGGCATTTTGAATGCCAGGACCCTACTGGTCCATGCCATCTGGGTGGCTGCGCGTGACATCGAACTGATCGCGGCCTGCGGGGCACCCATCGCCCATTGCCCGGAAAGCAACATGAAATTGGGGTCGGGCGTGGCGCCGGTTCCCGATTTCCTCGAGGCCGGCATCACCGTGGGCATCGGCACCGACGGGTGCGCCAGCAACAATGACCTGGACCTGTGGGGAGAGATGGATACCCTGGCCAAGCTGCACAAGGTGCAGCGGCTCGATCCCACGGTCATGGACGCGGCCACGGTGGTGCGCATGGCCACCATGGGTGGGGCCGCAGCGCTGGGCCTGGCCGATGACATCGGCTCCATCGAGCCCGGAAAACAGGCGGACCTTATCGTCATCGACGTCGATCAGCCGCATCTCGCCCCCATCTATCATCCGGCCTCGCACCTGGTGTATGCGGTTCGGGCGGGCGACGTGCGCCACGTGATGGTCGGCGGGAAGTGGGCGGTCCGGGAGCGGCGCTTGGCTGGCTTCGATCTGGACGGGCTGCTGGCGGAAGGGGTCCGATTTGCGGAAAAGGTAAAAAATATTAAAGTATGAAAGTAAGAAAGTACGAAAGTAAGAACGTAAGAAGATGTGAAAGTGTGAAAGTAAGCAAGTGATGGAACGGGGGCGATTGATGGATGCAATGGATATCCAACGCCTGCTGGAGGCGGCTCGCGGGGATCGGCCGGTGGACCTACTGATACGCAATGCCCGGTGGGTGAATGTGTTCAATGGCGAGATCATGGAGACACCCATAGCCGTTGCCGGAGGATACATCGTTGGCTGGGGGGATCACGCGGCCGAAAGGGTGCTCGATCTGGACGGGCGTTATGTGTCGCCGGGATTTATCGATGCCCACGTTCACATCGAAAGCGCCATGGTCGGGCCGTTCGGGTTTGCCGCCGCCGTGGTGCCCCATGGGACCACCAGCGTGGTGGCCGATCCCCATGAAATCGCCAATGTGCTGGGAACGGAAGGCATCGCCTATATGGTCGATTGCGGGGAACAGAGCCTGCTCAACATCTATTTTGCCTTGCCCTCGTGCGTGCCGGCCACCGGCATGGAGAGTTCGGGGGCGGTCCTGGATGCATCGGCCCTCAAGCCCTGGGTTTCCCATCCACGCATCGTGGCACTGGCCGAGATGATGAACTTTCCGGGGGTGATCCATGGCGATACCGATGTGCTGGCCAAGATCGGTCAGATGCACACGGCCGGCAAACCGGTGGACGGCCACAGCCCGGGGTTGAGCGGGGCCGGTCTGCACGCCTACCTGCTGCCCGGCATCGCCAGTGACCACGAGTGCACCTCCCTGGCGGAAGCCCGCGAAAAACTCGATGCCGGCATGCACATCATGATTCGGGAGGGCACCGGCGCCCGCAATCTCGATGCCCTTCTGCCGCTCATCACCGCGCGCACAGCACGCCGGTTGATGTGGTGCACCGACGACCGCCATCCCCACGACCTTCTCGGCGAAGGCGGCATCGACAGCATGGTGCGACGGGCGGTCAAGGCCGGCATCGATCCCGTGTGTGCCATCCAAATGGCCACCTTGAACCCGGCGGAATACTTTCGTCTGGATGCAGTGGGGGCCATTGCGCCGGGGCGCCGGGCCGACCTGATCGTCATGGAAAATATCGAGGATCCCGTGGTGCAGCAGGTTTACATCGGGGGACGGCAGGTGGCCGTTGACGGCCGCATGGTGGTCGACAGCAGCGGGCCGGCGATCACACCGCCTCCGGCATCCATGCATGTGGCCCTGGATCGTCTCGACTTTGCGGTGGCCGCCAGGGGGCGGCGGGTAAGGGCCATTGAGACGGTGCCCGATCAGATCGTCACGCGCAGCGCCATCGCCGAGGCCCGCATCGTGAACGGCCGGGCGTTGTCCGACCCGTCGCGCGATCTGCTGAAGATCGCCGTGGTCGAGCGCCATCACGCCACCGGGCGCACCGGGGTCGGATTCGTTCGCGGGTTCGGCCTGGGGCGCGGCGCCTTGGCCGCCACCGTGGCTCACGATTCCCACAACATCGTGGCGGTGGGCGTCGAAGACGGCGACCTGGCGGCGGCCGCGCGGGCGCTGGTCGACATGGGCGGCGGCCTGGTGGCCGTGGACCAGGGGCGCGTGATCGCCTCGCTGCCCCTTCCCATTGCCGGGCTGATGTCCGATCAGCCTGCGGACCGGGTATGCGCGGGACTCGACGAGCTTTTGGCCGCCGCGCGTCATCTGGGGTCGCGCCTGGCCGATCCGTTCATGACCCTCAGTTTCATGGCCCTGCCGGTGATCCCGGCGCTGAAGATCACCGATATGGGACTGGTGGACGTGGATCGGTTCAAACAGGTCCCCCTGTTCGTCGAGGATGAGGTATGATGCGGTTGACATTAACAGAAAGGTCGAAGCCATGAATGTGGATGGCCAACCGATGCGCCCCATATGGCTGGATGCCGATGGAACGACGATCAAGGTGATTGACCAGCGCCGGCTGCCCCACTCGCTGGAGATTCTCTCCATCTCCACCGTGGATCAGGTGGTCGACGCCATTCGCGAGATGGTGGTGCGCGGAGCGCCGTTGATCGGGGCCACCGGTGCCTACGGCGTGCTGGTCGCGCTGCTCAACTCCCGGAACGACGCCGATTTTCTCGACATGTGCCGCCGCGTCAAGGATGCCCGTCCGACCGCCGTCAATCTGGCCTGGGCCGTGGAGCGCACGGTGGCCGTCGTCATGAGAGGCGCTGCGCGGGCGGACCGAGTGGCGTTGGCACGGCAGGAGGCGACGGCCATCGCCGAGGAGGAGGCCGATCGCTGCCGCCGCATCGGAGAGCACGGGGCGGCGTTGGTCGAAAATCTCAGTCAGGCAAAAGGGGGGCGGACGGTCCACATCCTCACCCATTGCAACGCCGGGTGGCTGGCCTGTGTCGAGTGGGGCACGGCCACGGCGCCGATCTACGTGGCCCACGAGAAGGGAGTCGATCTGCATGTGTGGGTGGACGAAACCCGCCCCTTGAACCAGGGGGCGCGCCTGACCGCCTGGGAGCTGGGCAAGGCAGGGATTCGACATACCGTGATTGCCGACAATGCCGGCGGCCACCTCATGCAGCATGGCCTGGTGGACATGGTCATCGTGGGCACCGATCGCACCACCTGCACCGGCGATGTGGCCAACAAGATCGGGACCTACCTGAAGGCCCTGGCCGCCAGGGACAACGGCGTGCCCTTTTATGTGGCGCTGCCCTCCTCGACCTTCGACTGGCAGTTGCGCGACGGCATCGCCCAGATCCCCATCGAGGACCGGTCGGCGGACGAGGTGCGCTACGTGCAGGGATTGACCCCCCACGGGGTGGGGCAGGTTCTGGTGCCGCCCGAAGCGAGTCCGGCCGCCAATCCGGCTTTTGATGTGACACCGGCCCGGCTGGTGACCGGCTTTATCACCGAGCGGGGCGTTTGCGCGGCCAATGAAGCCGCCATACTGGCCTTGTTCCCCGAAAAAAAACAGGAGTCGTCCGTTGCTTAAGACACTTTCGCTGATCCAGTGGGATGATGCCGATGCCCGTTGAACTGACAGAGCTGGAAAAAAAGGTGATTGCTTGGATTCAGGGGGATCTGCCCGTCGTGGCACGTCCCTATGCCGAAATTGCGGCGGCGCTGGGTGAAACGGAGGAACGGCTGCTCGAAATCCTGCGGGACCTGGTGGACAGGGGGATCATCCGCCGTTTCGGCGCCACCCTGCGCCATCAGAAATCGGGCTTCCAGGCCAACGCCATGGCGGCCTGGCAGGTCGAGGAGGCGCGCATCGACACCGTGGGGCGGATAATGGCCGGTTTCAAGGCCGTATCGCACTGCTACCGCCGTGACCCTACCGATCAGTGGCCCTACAATTTGTACACCATGATCCATGGCAAGGATGAAGAGGAGTGCCGGCGTACGGCCCGGAAGATGGCGGCCAAGGCCGATGTGCATGACTATCGGTTGCTTTTCAGCCGACGGGAATTGAAGAAGACCTCGATGCAATATTTTTCCGATGCCGCTTCCGGCGAGTCCCCCATCGAATAGGCCGTCAGTCCGCACCTCCGAAGCTGCTGGAAAAGGCGACTCACATTGCTATCCCACCCACCTCATGTACTTCTGGTCAATCCTTGGATCCACGATTTCGCCGCCTATGACTTCTGGGCCAAACCGTATGGCCTGTTGCGTCTCGGGGCGATTTTGAGACACCACGGCGTGCGCGTCTCCTACATCGATTGCCTGGATCGATTTCACCCCGGCATGCCGGCGGCCGATCCCCGGGCGCGCCATGGACGGGGACCCTACCTGAAAACCCCCATTTCAAAGCCTGCCGGCCTGGCGGACATCCGGCGCACTTACAGCCGGTACGGCATCCTGCCCGAATGGCTTCGCGCCGACCTGCAGGCATTGCCATCGGCCCCCGACCTCATTTTGGTCACCTCCGGCATGACCTACTGGTATCCCGGCCTGTTCGAGACGATTGCTCTCTTGAAGGCGCATTGGCCGGGTACGCCGCTGGTGCTGGGCGGCATATACGCCCGGTTGTGCGCGGACCATGCCCGTGGCCATTCGGGTGCCGATCGAGTGGTCACCGACGACGGCCGATCCCTGTTCGATCTCTTACGGCGCTACACTGGTTTCGAAATCGACGCCCCACCGGACATGGCGGATTTGGATGCGCTGCCCTATCCGGCCTTCGATCTCCAACACCGGATCGGCTACATTCCGGTGCTGACCGTTCATGGCTGCCCTTTCGATTGCGCCTATTGCGCCTCGCGTTTTCTGGCGCCGGCCGTGCGCCGCCGTTCGCCCGAAGCGGTGATCGCGGAGATCGCCTACTGGCAGGACCGGCACGGCGTTTCGGATGTCGTTTTTTACGACGACGCCCTCTTGGTCGATGCACCCCACCACGCCGCGCCCATGCTGGAAGGCATCGTGCGCTCCGGTCGCAGGCTGTTTTTTCACACCCCCAATGCGGTCCACATCCGCGAAATCGATGGCGAAACGGCTCGCTTGATGTTTCGGGCCGGTTTTCACACCCTGCGCCTCGGCCT
This Desulfatitalea tepidiphila DNA region includes the following protein-coding sequences:
- a CDS encoding B12-binding domain-containing radical SAM protein — its product is MLSHPPHVLLVNPWIHDFAAYDFWAKPYGLLRLGAILRHHGVRVSYIDCLDRFHPGMPAADPRARHGRGPYLKTPISKPAGLADIRRTYSRYGILPEWLRADLQALPSAPDLILVTSGMTYWYPGLFETIALLKAHWPGTPLVLGGIYARLCADHARGHSGADRVVTDDGRSLFDLLRRYTGFEIDAPPDMADLDALPYPAFDLQHRIGYIPVLTVHGCPFDCAYCASRFLAPAVRRRSPEAVIAEIAYWQDRHGVSDVVFYDDALLVDAPHHAAPMLEGIVRSGRRLFFHTPNAVHIREIDGETARLMFRAGFHTLRLGLETTAFEKRGNLDHKVTASEFHRAVGHLKSAGFEAGRIGAYLLVGLPGQSVASVVHSIEVVKAVGITPVLAHYTPIPHTRLWCEAVAHSRYDLAADPIYCNNAIFPCQREDFSWQTLSRLKQLIQA